A DNA window from Paenibacillus andongensis contains the following coding sequences:
- a CDS encoding sugar phosphate isomerase/epimerase family protein translates to MNIRGFSSNMYGWFERWKSDGKEPVWDDLYRACAEAGLDAVETDATPEKLALVRAYGLTVSASYIGLSLHGEYAALEAEVLPYAERLAAAGGTDLLVNADPYGGWKHPLPKPEELVQRQGDNLSRLADKLSPFGLQLSLHNHAADRYNAEADLRSVVQFADKAVGLCVDTGWAHVAGCDPVAWVRSYPERIKAFHLRNQRGRGPTEDVTEGEIDMRALLEAAAHANYGGWIALELWHPPETNPVRTMTEDVQRSIAFLREIVGKL, encoded by the coding sequence GCAACATGTATGGTTGGTTTGAACGATGGAAGTCAGATGGTAAGGAGCCAGTGTGGGACGATTTGTACCGTGCCTGCGCTGAAGCGGGTCTTGACGCTGTCGAGACGGATGCAACACCTGAGAAGCTGGCACTAGTCCGTGCTTACGGACTAACGGTTTCAGCTTCCTATATCGGTCTTTCTCTGCATGGCGAGTATGCAGCTCTTGAAGCGGAAGTTCTTCCTTATGCAGAACGGCTCGCCGCTGCGGGCGGTACTGATCTACTCGTCAACGCTGACCCCTATGGCGGTTGGAAGCATCCGCTGCCAAAGCCGGAAGAGCTTGTCCAGCGACAAGGAGACAACCTGTCTCGTCTAGCCGACAAGCTAAGCCCATTTGGACTGCAGCTCTCGCTGCACAATCATGCGGCGGATCGCTATAATGCTGAGGCTGATTTGCGCTCTGTCGTGCAGTTCGCCGACAAAGCGGTTGGCCTTTGCGTTGATACGGGCTGGGCGCATGTAGCAGGCTGTGATCCGGTTGCTTGGGTGCGTTCATATCCTGAACGCATCAAAGCATTTCACCTGCGCAACCAACGTGGCCGCGGTCCTACCGAGGACGTGACCGAAGGGGAGATTGACATGCGGGCCTTGCTGGAAGCAGCAGCACATGCAAACTATGGAGGTTGGATAGCGCTCGAGCTGTGGCATCCGCCAGAAACGAACCCTGTGCGTACGATGACCGAGGACGTGCAGCGGTCCATCGCTTTTTTACGGGAGATAGTGGGAAAACTGTAG